A stretch of DNA from Montipora foliosa isolate CH-2021 chromosome 4, ASM3666993v2, whole genome shotgun sequence:
gatctatggaaatttccatgaacaggtttggataaaatatgatcccgtACTTAAGCTTTTTGCTACATCACTAACagctttatggaaatttccataaacaggcctGGAGAAGATATATAAGATCCCATATTCAAACTTCTAACCACATCACtagcagatctatggaaatttccatgaacaggccTGGACAAAATACGATCTCATATTTTAACTTTTTGCCACATCACTAACAGTTTTATGGacatttccatgaacaggtctggataaaatatgatcccatactttAGCTTTCTGCCACATGACTAACAGATGTAttgaaatttccataaacaggcctggataaaatatgatcccatatttaaacttttaaccacatcactagcagatctatggaaatttccatgaacaggtctggataaaatatgatcccatactttAGCTGTTTGCCACATCACTAACagctttatggaaatttccataaacaggcctGGATAAGATATGATCCCTTATTCAAACTTTTAACCACATCACTTgcagatctatggaaatttccatgaacaggtctggataaaatatgatcccatactttAGCTTTCTGCCACATGACTAACagatttatggaaatttccataaacaggcctggataaaatatgatcccatatgtaaacttttaaccacatcactagcagatctatggaaatttccatgaacaggtctggataaaatatgatccatACTTTAGCTTTTTGCCACATCACTAACagctttatggaaatttccataaacaggcaTGGATAAGATATGATCCCATATTTAAACTTTTAACCACATCACTAGCAGATCTATGGGAATTTCtatgaacaggtctggataaaatatgatcccatactttagcgttttgccacatcactaacagctttatggaaatttccataaacaggcaTGGATAAGATATGATCCCATATTTAAACTTTTAACCACATCACTAGCAGATCTATGggaatttccatgaacaggtctggataaaatatgatcccatacttaAGCTGTTTGCCACATCACTAACagctttatggaaatttccatgaacaggccTGGATAAGATATGATCCCTTATTCAAACTTTTAACCACATCACTTgcagatctatggaaatttccatgaacaggtttggataaaatatgatcccgtACTTAAGCTTTTTGCTACATCACTAACagctttatggaaatttccataaacaggcctGGAGAAGATATATAAGATCCCATATTCAAACTTCTAACCACATCACtagcagatctatggaaatttccatgaacaggccTGGACAAAATACGATCTCATATTTTAACTTTTTGCCACATCACTAACAGTTTTATGGacatttccatgaacaggtctggataaaatatgatcccatactttAGCTTTCTGCCACATGACTAACAGATGTAttgaaatttccataaacaggcctggataaaatatgatcccatatttaaacttttaaccacatcactagcagatctatggaaatttccatgaacaggtctggataaaatatgatcccatactttAGCTGTTTGCCACATCACTAACagctttatggaaatttccataaacaggcctGGATAAGATATGATCCCTTATTCAAACTTTTAACCACATCACTTgcagatctatggaaatttccatgaacaggtctggataaaatatgatcccgtACTTAAGCTTTTTGCTACATCACTAACagctttatggaaatttccataaacaggcctGGAGAAGATATATAAGATCCCATATTTAAACTTCTAACCACATCACtagcagatctatggaaatttccatgaacaggccTGGACAAAATACGATCTCATATTTTAACTTTTTGCCACATCACTAACAGTTTTATGGacatttccatgaacaggtctggataaaatatgatcccatactttAGCTTTCTGCCACATGACTAACAGATGTAttgaaatttccataaacaggcctggataaaatatgatcccatatgtaaacttttaaccacatcactagcagatctatggaaatttccatgaacaggtctggataaaatatgatcccatactttAGCTTTCTGCCACATGACTAACagatttatggaaatttccataaacaggcctggataaaatatgatcccatatgtaaacttttaaccacatcactagcagatctatggaaatttccatgaacaggtctggataaaatatgatcccatactttAGCTTTCTGCCACATGACTAACagatttatggaaatttccataaacaggcctggataaaatatgatcccatatgtaaacttttaaccacatcactagcagatctatggaaatttccatgaacaggtctggataaaatatgatcccatactttAGCTTTTTGCCACATCGCTAACagctttatggaaatttccacaaaCAGGCCTAGTTGAAATATGATCCCAGACGTAAACTTTTTACCACATCACTAGCACATCTGTGGAAACTTTCATGAAtaggtctggataaaatatgatccagTAGTTAAGCTTTTTACCACATAAGTAACAGCTTCATGTGAATTTCCATGGACAGACCAGCTGGATAAAATAAATGATCGCATTCTACTTTAGCTTCTTACTTCATCACTGGCAGATCTACAGAATTACCCTATTGTTTAAGTGCCACAGtaactatgaccaaaaaatcacttcctttttttcttcagattttgaaagtgtgattgctcaacacttgactggcaaaattttaaggtctgttatccaaaggctgtttactttgagtgaagttttggatttcagtctgccattactcacgtttcaaactgactgattggacctgtGAGGGTtcgatctagggaaaagtgatgtcatttactcactagcttaaaatttcagcgtgtaaacagaaaacacaagtttaaaagtctgaaagcctgaaactcctgtgctgcatattaattcagcggcatacacatgcattgcattcttaaactacatgtattgagtctttgacatcattttctcctcaatcttGCCAGGTCCCTCAAGaagttaaagttagtaatggtggaccattaaacaagaaaattccagttgaaatacagtttaacaggtgtctttttgaaatcaaggcttaaaacttggtttttggtcacagtagcactttaaggaacATGACCACATGAATAATTCATAGATAATCTGATCTACATCTAATTTTTTTGTAACTCCTTGTATTTTCTTCTTAAATACTTTGCTGCCTCTTTTTTCAGTTTCCCATTTTCATCAAAGTCAATATCAAAGTATATTACGCTTTCCTTTGGAATCTGGGTGGATGTCCAGCCATGCCAAGGCACCCATTTTGTCTTGTAGCCACCCTTTAGCCACTGCACAGTAAAGGAGGTATTGTCAATCTGTTGTACTTCTGCTAGATGGAGAGGCTTGTAGTTTCCATCTAGGTTGACAGCAACAATGCTAGCTGGTACTACTCCTTCATAACTATCCACCATCACTACATCTGGTTGTGGTCTTCTGTATACTCCACCATACAcctaaatgcaaaaaaacaaaatgaagaaatCACACAACAACTTTcttataccccattcacaccaacaactAGACATGCTAAATTAACCTGGATTAAACAAACTGAAAATCAGCCATGTAGAAAAATGTAACACCTCCTTTTACATGAGATTTGGGTGAGTTTGAATAAATGCTTTGacctgtgctaaatttgtagttGACAGAAATCAGTATACATAcatgatttaaaagaaaacactttgaaagcaCGActtgtttaactaaacatcttCAAAACAGTCTtggttaaggtttggtgtgaatggggcattAATTTTAATCAAGCAATTGCATCTTTTTACACCTTATGGTTTACCTCTCGTACTGGGGCAACTTGATTTCTGACCATGTTATCGACATCTACTGGAACCCCCTCAGGTTTCTGTCCCAAAAATCCTAGGCCATTGTCACCCGACTCAGGTAGTTTTTGTTTCTCCCTCAAGTTTGCTTTCCTAGCAAGTATATCTTGCAATGGCCAACTTGCTGCCCTATCTTTCTGACTCCACTTTGCATTCTCAGCTGATAGGAGAGTACTCCACTCTGTTTTGTGCTCTTCTGAAAATTC
This window harbors:
- the LOC138000346 gene encoding uncharacterized protein isoform X2 encodes the protein MVGHTHEAVDQMFNKLSECLVKQDTRTFSEFSEEHKTEWSTLLSAENAKWSQKDRAASWPLQDILARKANLREKQKLPESGDNGLGFLGQKPEGVPVDVDNMVRNQVAPVREVYGGVYRRPQPDVVMVDSYEGVVPASIVAVNLDGNYKPLHLAEVQQIDNTSFTVQWLKGGYKTKWVPWHGWTSTQIPKESVIYFDIDFDENGKLKKEAAKYLRRKYKELQKN
- the LOC138000346 gene encoding uncharacterized protein isoform X1, which translates into the protein MKLLTRCLTKSVVSLFLAISFWLSECLVKQDTRTFSEFSEEHKTEWSTLLSAENAKWSQKDRAASWPLQDILARKANLREKQKLPESGDNGLGFLGQKPEGVPVDVDNMVRNQVAPVREVYGGVYRRPQPDVVMVDSYEGVVPASIVAVNLDGNYKPLHLAEVQQIDNTSFTVQWLKGGYKTKWVPWHGWTSTQIPKESVIYFDIDFDENGKLKKEAAKYLRRKYKELQKN